Part of the Ardenticatenales bacterium genome is shown below.
AAAAAGCGGCGACATACGGCAGGCCCGGCGGATAGAGCAGCAAAACGCGCTCTCCCTGCGCCCGAATTTGCTGCAAATGCGCGGCAATGTTTCTCGCCTGCCGGTCTAATTGCCCATAGGTGAGTGTCTCGTTTTCCGGCTTGCCGCCAAAGAGGAACGTGTATGCCATTCTGTGGGGCTGCTCCGCGGCGCGGGCGCGCAAGAGCGAAGTCAATGTGGGAAAAGCGGTGGCATGGGGCATATTTCGCTAAGGGTTGACGATGAAATAGAGCACGGAATTGCATCGTCAGTTTGGAAGAACGGTTCCGTTCCTAAGCCAGGAGAGGCAACAGCCTGGCGGCAGGCTCCACCAGACGGCCATCGGCATCGTAATGGGGCAGGCCATTGAAGGCAAATACGTGATCGATGGCGTACAGGCTGCCGCGCGCGTAGTCAAGAACGAGAACATCCTCAGGACGATGGGGAATCTGTGCTTTGAGGGAATCGGGCAGGTATTGCGGCATGGCTGCCTGGTGCCATTTGAGGATGATCTTCTCCGGCTGCTCCGGCGTCGGGTAGAAGCCAACGATTTCAAATTTGCCAAAGTCATGGGAGGCCAGGACAACGCCTTTTTTCTCCAGGCCGCTCAGGTGTCGCTTGGATTCGGCCACGTTGCGGAATGCTTCGTCCAATTGCAGTGCGTATTGCTCAACGCCGCGGACGGGCATGAAAATGGTCAGGTAGTAGGCGACGATCTGGTTGTCGAGGAAGGCGCGTTGTAAGTGAGTGAGTGTCTCGACGCTGTCGTTGACGCCTTTGACGATTGCCGGCTGGCCTTTGATTTGAATGCCGGCATTTTGCAATGCCCTGATTGCCCGCTGCGCCTGTTCGTCCAACTCCGCCGGGTGGTTGATCTGGGCGATGACCTGCACCTGCTTGCCGGGGCGGGCGGCGGTCTGGCGCAGGAAATCCAGCAGTGTTTCATCCAGAAACCGTTCCGGGTCGTAGGCCAATCCTTTGGTGGCAAAGCGGACCGTGCGGATGGATGGCATCTCCAGCAGCCCCTGGACCAGACGGATCAAATCCGTAGAGCGGCGGAAGGCGGCCGGATCGCCGCCGGTGAAGAGTACGTTGTCAATTTCCGGGTGCTGCTGCAGGTACCGCTGTGCTGCCTGCACCTTGCTGTCGTAGGAATGCGCCGGGGCGGTGTGCTCCAGGCGAATTTCATTCACCTTATAGCAGAACTGGCAGTTAGCGACGCAGTAGTCGTCAATGTGCAGCAGCAGCGTTTTCTCGTATTTGTGTTGAATAAATGGCTCGTGTCCCTGGCGATAGGTGCGGTTGCCGTAGGGGTCAAAGCGACCCACAAATGGTTTTTCGCCCGGCGGTGGCAAGACAATGTTCAGTAGTTGCTCCCGATAGGGCGTGTCTTGTTGGGCAATGAGTTGCGCGTAGTGCCCGGTGACGCGAAAAGGCATGAAGGATGCGCGCAGCGCGCGCAGGTAATCTTGTTGCTCGCGCCCTGACAAACCGACGATGGTGGCGAATTCGTGGAATCCGTTAATGCCGGCAAAAACCTTGAGATTCACGCGATCTTCCTCCCGAGATAGGCTTTCAGTTCACGGCACGTGGTGCGGGTATGTCCCCAGAACCGCCCGTAAAACCAGAAAACGTCATCTTGTCAGCAGCCCCCCGGTCTGGCACATCCAAACCCTGCAGCGCCTCCTATTTTACTCATGAACTTCGGGGCTGCCAGTGTAATTAGGCAGTAGAAATCCGTGCTGAATGTAACAAGTGGTGCTCATGGGGCGGTCCGGCGCGTTGGATGAAAGATGACAGGAGCCTTGACCGGGCGACCTGGTCGTCCGGCATCGCCGCGGTGTCCGGGCAAGGGGGCGTGAATAGACATAATCTATCTTTTCGGATGACGTGACGACGTATAGTTAAACTAACATATATTAGCTAAAGAAACGTCTCTTGACGGTTATCACCCCTTTGCGTATCAAGACGCACGCCGGGGCGGAACTCAAAACATCCTCAAGCAAGGACAAGAATTTCTGGGCCTTTAGGATTTCGTGGGGCTTTGTCATTCTGAGCAGCGCGAGGAATCCCTACACCTAAATTTCCGATTTATTCAGCCGGGCAACTAGACGCGCCTCTCTTTGTCCGATTTGTACCGGCATTTGTGCCGGCATTTTTACCGGCATTTGTGCCGGCATTTTTACCGGCATTTGTGCCGGCATTTTTACCGGCATTTGTGCCGGCATTTTCCCACGCGCCGGCCACCACAACAGGCATACTACACGAAATACGAGGGTCCTTTGCACTCGTGCGGACAAAGCCGGCCGGCATGACAGCGAGACCCCTGTGACCCTTTAGCACGATGGGCGCGAGATGACCATCAGGGTTACGTTGGGCGAGTCCCCCCCCACCCTTTTCCTGTCACTGAGAATTAGATAAGCAGTCCGG
Proteins encoded:
- a CDS encoding lysine 2,3-aminomutase, which gives rise to MNLKVFAGINGFHEFATIVGLSGREQQDYLRALRASFMPFRVTGHYAQLIAQQDTPYREQLLNIVLPPPGEKPFVGRFDPYGNRTYRQGHEPFIQHKYEKTLLLHIDDYCVANCQFCYKVNEIRLEHTAPAHSYDSKVQAAQRYLQQHPEIDNVLFTGGDPAAFRRSTDLIRLVQGLLEMPSIRTVRFATKGLAYDPERFLDETLLDFLRQTAARPGKQVQVIAQINHPAELDEQAQRAIRALQNAGIQIKGQPAIVKGVNDSVETLTHLQRAFLDNQIVAYYLTIFMPVRGVEQYALQLDEAFRNVAESKRHLSGLEKKGVVLASHDFGKFEIVGFYPTPEQPEKIILKWHQAAMPQYLPDSLKAQIPHRPEDVLVLDYARGSLYAIDHVFAFNGLPHYDADGRLVEPAARLLPLLA